A part of Fimbriiglobus ruber genomic DNA contains:
- a CDS encoding helix-turn-helix domain-containing protein — translation MASLRDERFLQKVGDRIRERRAALNLTQAQLADRCGLHRTFIGSVERGERNVAILSLRKIAQALRATPADLLTDSDSQPPS, via the coding sequence ATGGCGAGCCTCCGCGACGAACGATTCCTCCAGAAAGTCGGCGACCGCATCCGCGAGCGGCGGGCGGCGCTGAACCTCACCCAAGCCCAACTGGCCGACCGGTGTGGGCTCCACCGGACCTTCATCGGGAGTGTTGAGCGCGGGGAGCGGAACGTCGCGATCCTCAGTCTGCGGAAAATTGCCCAGGCGTTACGAGCCACTCCGGCCGACCTCCTCACCGACTCCGATTCCCAACCCCCCAGTTAA
- a CDS encoding WD40 repeat domain-containing protein, with translation MQDCRVLARSGMLLAALVALGCHRAQPATTTENVIEPAPADPGPPPAAKPPELVLQTGHAGGVRAAAFSPDGTLVVTTSFDTTAILWDVAIGQILRTFTGHVGTVYAVAFHPDGKRFLTASEDKSAALWDVATGQKLRSFTGHGDAVTAAAFSPDGARIVTASKDKTAALWDVATGQRIRTFIGHANEVYAASFHPGGTQVVTASADKVAILWDVESGQQLRTFTGHTGTIRAAAFNPDGTRIITASEDKTAVLWDAASGQKVRTLVGHTIWLHDAAFSPNGKHIVTASFDRTAVVWDANTGQQLQTLDGHASWVYAAAFSPNGTQVITTSADATAILWDVGTGRAVRTFHGRRDGGLLAAVVGRDGNQIVTAAADRTVTVWDAGTGRLLQTLIGHRDEVNAVSLRPDGKQVVSASLDGSVIVWDVGTGQKVRTLVGHADRTDAVLFINEGRFVFTASLDKTAILWDAETGQRQRTFLGHTRGVTAAALNPADGRQVATASDDATAILWDVNTGQKTRTLAGHGRGVTAVAGQSRRPAGSNRLGGQDGNPLGRNGITTPAFVGHTGEIRAASFTPDGTRVVTASFDGTVRLWDTVTGKELYSLMSFEAKDWFAAEAGKDWLAVTPDGYFQGSPTAEQYLRWRVDDRPGERPRLVGPEQLRETYYRPEVFRRLLGKR, from the coding sequence GTGCAAGACTGCCGAGTTTTGGCCCGGAGCGGTATGCTGCTAGCCGCGTTGGTTGCTCTCGGGTGCCACCGCGCGCAACCGGCAACGACAACGGAAAACGTGATCGAGCCTGCCCCGGCGGATCCCGGTCCCCCTCCCGCGGCCAAGCCACCGGAACTGGTACTGCAGACGGGACACGCGGGCGGGGTCCGCGCGGCGGCGTTCAGTCCGGACGGAACGTTGGTCGTCACCACGTCGTTCGATACCACCGCGATCTTGTGGGATGTGGCCATAGGGCAGATACTCCGAACCTTCACCGGCCACGTAGGCACCGTATATGCTGTGGCGTTCCACCCGGACGGAAAACGGTTCCTCACCGCCTCGGAGGACAAGTCCGCGGCCCTCTGGGATGTGGCCACGGGCCAGAAGCTCCGATCCTTCACCGGTCATGGGGACGCGGTCACAGCCGCGGCGTTCAGCCCGGACGGAGCGCGGATAGTCACCGCCTCAAAGGACAAGACCGCGGCCCTCTGGGACGTGGCCACGGGCCAGCGGATCCGGACCTTCATCGGTCACGCGAACGAGGTTTATGCGGCGTCGTTCCACCCTGGCGGGACACAAGTGGTTACAGCCTCGGCGGACAAGGTCGCGATCCTCTGGGATGTGGAATCGGGACAACAACTCCGAACCTTCACCGGCCACACCGGTACGATCCGGGCCGCGGCGTTCAACCCGGACGGCACGCGGATTATCACCGCGTCGGAAGACAAGACCGCGGTTCTCTGGGACGCGGCGTCGGGGCAAAAGGTACGAACACTCGTCGGACACACGATCTGGCTTCACGACGCGGCGTTCAGCCCGAACGGGAAGCATATCGTGACCGCGTCGTTCGACCGGACCGCGGTCGTGTGGGACGCGAACACCGGCCAACAGTTACAAACCCTCGACGGTCATGCGAGCTGGGTCTACGCGGCGGCGTTCAGCCCGAACGGAACGCAAGTCATCACGACGTCGGCGGACGCGACCGCGATCCTCTGGGACGTGGGAACCGGACGTGCGGTCCGAACCTTCCATGGGCGTAGAGACGGTGGGCTCCTGGCCGCGGTGGTCGGTCGGGACGGGAACCAGATCGTCACCGCAGCGGCGGACCGAACCGTGACCGTATGGGACGCGGGCACCGGGCGACTGCTCCAAACCCTCATCGGGCATCGGGACGAGGTGAACGCGGTGTCGCTCCGGCCGGACGGGAAACAGGTGGTCTCCGCGTCGCTCGACGGTTCCGTCATCGTGTGGGACGTGGGGACCGGGCAAAAGGTGCGAACCCTCGTCGGCCACGCGGACCGAACCGATGCGGTTCTGTTCATCAATGAGGGCCGATTCGTGTTCACCGCGTCGCTCGATAAAACCGCGATCTTGTGGGACGCGGAGACCGGGCAACGGCAGCGAACGTTCCTCGGCCACACGCGCGGGGTGACGGCGGCCGCGCTCAATCCGGCGGACGGCCGGCAGGTGGCGACCGCCTCGGACGACGCGACCGCGATCCTCTGGGACGTGAATACGGGGCAGAAGACTCGGACCCTGGCCGGCCACGGTCGCGGGGTGACGGCAGTGGCCGGCCAGTCCCGACGGCCGGCAGGTAGTAACCGCCTCGGAGGACAAGACGGCAATCCTCTGGGACGTAACGGGATTACAACTCCGGCTTTCGTCGGGCACACGGGCGAGATCCGAGCGGCGTCGTTTACCCCGGACGGGACGCGCGTGGTCACCGCGTCTTTTGACGGCACCGTTCGCCTTTGGGACACGGTGACCGGCAAGGAACTCTATTCACTCATGTCGTTCGAAGCCAAGGACTGGTTCGCGGCCGAAGCCGGCAAGGACTGGCTCGCGGTCACGCCCGACGGTTATTTCCAGGGCTCGCCGACCGCCGAGCAATATCTCCGCTGGCGTGTCGATGACAGACCGGGGGAACGTCCGCGACTCGTTGGCCCCGAACAGCTCCGGGAAACCTACTATCGGCCCGAGGTGTTTCGCCGGTTACTGGGCAAGCGTTGA